GCGCAGCAGCATCTGCATGAGGATCTCCTCGAACCAGATGCCGACGCTGGCGATGGAGGCGACCTCGTGCTTGGAGAGCTCGATCCGTTCCTCGTCGGTCATCCGCTCCCAGAGGTCGGTGCCGTAGAGAGAGAGGTGGCGGGGCGGGCAGTAGTAGGCGCCGGGGATGGGGTCGGCGTCCCAGTCGACGTCCTTGAGCGGGTTGAACGAGAGCTTCGCGGAGGAGGCGAGCAGGCGTTCGGCGGTGCGCTCCCGGTCGGGTGCGGTGCGGGTGGACTGGGTGGAGGCGGGCTGGGGCGGCATGCCGGCTCCTTCTCGGTGAGGGCCTGGAGGGTGGAGTGGTGGCACTGCCGTGAAGGTAGAAGTTATTAGACTTCCCGTCAATACACTGCGCGCGAAGAGCCGAAGAGCCGCCGACCTGACGACCCCACCACCTGACGACCCCACGACCTGACGACCCGAAGAGCCGTGCGCCGGCCCGACCCGCCCCGGGTCCTACCAGCCCGCCGGGTCCTGCCAGGCCGCCAGCACCCGCCCGCTGACGAAGCGCCGCCGCTCCCCGCCCACCGGGTCGGTGAACTCCAGCGAGCGCGCGAGCAGCTGGAGCGGGCGCCGGTAGTCCTCCGGTGCGCCCCGTCCAACACCTCCGGGTAGAGCGGGTCGCCCAGGATCGGCAGCCCGAGCCCGTTCATGTGCACCCGCAACTGGTGGGTGCGCCCGGTGCGCGGGGCGAGCCGGTAGCGGCCCAGGCCGCCGCGCGCCTCGGCCAGCTCGATCCGGCTCTCCGCGTTGGGCTCGCCGGGCTCCTCGTAGGCGTCGAGCCGCCCGCGGTCCTTGCGGAGCCGGTTGCGCACCACGGTCGGCGGCAGGGCCGCCGCGCCCTCCTCGTGGCGGGCGACGGCCTCGTACTCCTTGACCGCCTCGCGCCGTTCGAACAGGCCCTGGTAGGCGCCGCGCAGCGCGGGGTCGGCGACGAACAGCACCACGCCGGCGGTGAGCCGGTCCAGGCGGTGGGCGGGGCTGAGCCGGGGCAGGTCGAGGTCGCGGCGCAGCCGGGCGAGGGCGGTCTCGGTGGCGTGGCTGCCGCGCGGGGTGGTGGCGAGGAAGTGCGGTTTGTCGGCGACCACGATCCGCTCGTCGCGGTACAGGACCTCGACCGGGAAGGGCACCACGGGTTCGGGCGGTCCGGGTTCGCGGTGGAACCAGACGTGGCCGCCGGGCCGGTAGGGCGTGTCGGCGGTGACCGGCCCGTCCTGGCCGGCGAACTCGCCGGCCGCGAGCATGGCGGCGATCCGCCCGTTCCCGGCGGCGGCGCCGTAGCGCTCCTCCAGGTAGGCCCGGACGGTCGGCCAGGCGCCCTCGACCGGCAGTCTGACGTGGACCGGGTCGATGCCGTCGCGCTGCGGCAGCGGGCTGAGGGGGGCGGGCTTCCTACGCACCACCGTGCGCCGCCCCGGGGTCCGTCCGGCGGGTCTCCATCCGGCCCACCCTAGCGGCAGGTCACCCGTCTGGGCGCGGGCGGCCCGCCGTGCGACGATGGCAGGGCGGTACCCCCGCCCCGAAGGGTAGGTGGCCGGATGGACGCCGAGAACCACATGGACACCGGGCAGCAGGGCACGATTTCCCGGGCCCGCCCCGCCTCCCGCTCACGGCGGGTGGTGCGCCGGTACCGGACGGCCTGCTGGCGATCCCGGTGGCCACGGCGCTGATCGCGGCGAACGGCAGGATCCTGCACTGGAGCCCGGACGCGGAGGCCCTGCTCGGCTTCCCGGCGGACCAGGCGGTGGGGCGGTTCGCGGCGGACGTCCTGGTGGCCCCGGAGCGGCGTACGGAGGTGCTGGGGCTGTTCGCCCGGATTCTGGAGGGCCGCCCCTGGTCGGGGGTGTTCCCGGTGCGGCACCGGGACGGGCACCTGGTGGGGCTGGACTTCCGAACCTACCCGGTGCTCGACCGGGAGGGTTCGCCGATGGTGCTGGCGGTGGCCTCGGACGTCAGCGAGGTGCGCCGGCTGGCGGCGGACCTGGCGGTGCTGGACGGGTTCTTCACCCAGTCGCCGGTCGGCATGGCGGTGTACGACACCGAGCTGCGCTTCGTCCGCCTGAACGAGGCGCTGGCCCGGATCAACGGGCTGCCGGTGGACCGGCACCTGGGCGGCGGCTGACCGAGCTGCTGCCGGGGATCGACGGCCGGGCGGCGGAGGCCACGATGCGCCGGGTGCTGGCCGACGGCCGGCCGGTGGTGGACGCCCGCACGCACGGCTGGACGGCGGCCGATCCGGGCCGCGAGCACGCCTGGTCGGTGTCGAGCTTCCGGCTGGAGCAGCCGGACGGCACGGTGCTGGGGGTGAGCACCACGGTCGTGGACATCACCGACCGCTTCGAGGCGGAGAGCGCCGCCGAGGCCGCCCAGCAGCGGCTGGCGCTGCTGAACGAGGCGTCCACCCGGATCGGCACCACGCTGGACTTGGCCACCACGGCCCGGGAGCTGGCCGAGACGGCCGCACCGAGCCTGGCGGACACCGTGGTGGTGGAGGTGCTGGACGGCCTGGTGCGGGGCGAGCCGGCCGCGCTGCCGGACCGGGTGGACCGGTCCGCGGTGCTGCGCCGGCTGGCGTTCCACACCGTCGCGGGCAGCGGGATGTCGCCGATCGCCCCGGTCGGCACCGTGCAGCGGCTGCACCCGAGCACGCCGTACGCGTGGGCGCTGTCGCACGGCCGGCCGGTGCTGGTGCCGCGGACGGACGGGGCCGCGATGAGTTGGTTCACGGACGACCCGGTGCGCGGCGGGGCGATCCGGGCGCAGGGGGTGCGTTCGCTGATGGTGGTGCCGCTGATCGCCCGGGGTGCGGCGATCGGCACCGCGACGTTCTTCCGGTCCCGAACGGCGACCCCGTACGGGCAGGCGGACCTGGCGCTGGCCAGCGAGCTGGCGGCCCGGGCGGCGGTGTCGATCGACAACGCGCTGCTGTACACCCGGGAGCGGGACGCGGCCGAGCAGCGGCAGCGGGCGCTGGAGGTCGCGGAGAGCGCCCAGCAGCGGCTGGCGCTGCTGAACGAGGCGTCCACCCGGATCGGCACCACGCTGGACCTGACGATCACCGCGCAGGAGCTGGTGGACGTGGTGATCCCGCGGTTCGCGGACTTCGTGACGGTGGACATCCGCGAGGCGGTGCTGACCGGCGAGGACCCGGAGCCGGTGCCGGAGTCCGGTTCGGTGCCGCTGCGGGCGGTCGCGGTGGGTGAGCGGGAGGACGGCTCGCCGCTGACGGGGGCGGCCGACCAGATCGGGGAGACCACGCACTCGGCCAAGCTGTACGCGCGGGCGATGCGCACCGGCCGGTCGGTCCTGGTGCCGCACGTGGACGAGCCCGAGCTGCGCCGGATCGTCACGCACCCGGACCGGGTCCAGCCGGGCCTGGACGCCGGGCTCCACTCGTACCTGATGGTGCCGCTGCTGGCCCGCGGCCAGGTGCTGGGCGGGGTGGAGTTCGTCCGGCTGGCCAATCCGGAGCCGTTCACCCCGGCGGACCGGGCGCTGGGCGAGGAACTGGCGGCGCGGGCGGCGGTGTGCATCGACAACGCCCGGCTGTACCGGCGCGAGCGGGACACCGCGCTGACCCTGCAGCGCAGCCTGCTGCCGCAGGACGTGCACCGCACGCCGGGGCTGGAGATAGCGCACCGCTACCTGCCCTCGACGGTGGGCGACGAGATCGGCGGCGACTGGTTCGACGTGGTGCCGCTGACCGGCGGCCGGGTGGCGCTGATCGTCGGCGACGTGATGGGGCACGGCATCCGGGCGGCCGCCACGATGGGCCAGCTGCGGACGGTGGCGCGGACGCTGGTGACGCTGGACCTCGATCCGGCGCGGGTGCTGCGACGGCTGGACGAGGCGACCGCGCAGCTCGGCGAGGGCCAGTTCGCCACCTGCGTGTGCGCGGTGTTCGACCCGGTGGACGGGGAGTGCGTCCTGGCCTCGGCGGGTCACCTGCCGCCGGTGGTCTCGGAGCACGACGGCGAGGCCCGGCTGGTGACGCCGCCGCCGGGCGCGCCGCTGGGCGTGGGCGGGGTGCCGTTCGAGTCGGTGCGCTTCCCGCTGCGCGAGGACGGGCTGCTGGTGCTGTACACGGACGGGCTGGTGGAGCGGCGCGGGCAGGACCTGGACGAGGGCCTGGAGCTGCTGCGCGAGACGGTGACGCACCGGCAGCCGAACCTGGAGCGCGGCTGCGACGCGGTGCTGGGGGCGCTCGGGGCGACGATGGGGCAGGACGACGTGGCGGTGATCATGGCGCACGCCGGGCCGGTCGGCGCGGACCGGCTGGCGACCCTGCCGCTGACCGGCGATCCGGCGCTGCTGCGGCACGCCCGGGAGTTCACCCGGCGGACGCTGACCGACTGGGGGCTGGCCTCGCTGGTGGAGCCGGTGGTGCTGCTGACCGGGGAGCTGCTGGCCAACGCGCTGCTGCACGCCGGTTCGCCGCTGCAGCTGCGGGTGTTCCGGGGCGCGCTGCTGACGGTGGAGGTCGCGGACGCGGACAGCCGGGAGCCGCGGCTGCGGCCGGTGGGCGAGCACGACGAGGGCGGGCGGGCATGCTGCTGATCAACGAGTTGGCGCACCGCTGGGGCAGCCGGGCCACCCGGGACGGCAAGGTGGTCTGGTTCGAGATGGAGCTTCCGGCCCGATCGTCATACTGATCCGGCGTCAACTTCCCTGGTGCGCAGGTGCGTCAACCCCG
This is a stretch of genomic DNA from Kitasatospora fiedleri. It encodes these proteins:
- a CDS encoding PAS domain-containing protein, yielding MATALIAANGRILHWSPDAEALLGFPADQAVGRFAADVLVAPERRTEVLGLFARILEGRPWSGVFPVRHRDGHLVGLDFRTYPVLDREGSPMVLAVASDVSEVRRLAADLAVLDGFFTQSPVGMAVYDTELRFVRLNEALARINGLPVDRHLGGG
- a CDS encoding SpoIIE family protein phosphatase, which encodes MRRVLADGRPVVDARTHGWTAADPGREHAWSVSSFRLEQPDGTVLGVSTTVVDITDRFEAESAAEAAQQRLALLNEASTRIGTTLDLATTARELAETAAPSLADTVVVEVLDGLVRGEPAALPDRVDRSAVLRRLAFHTVAGSGMSPIAPVGTVQRLHPSTPYAWALSHGRPVLVPRTDGAAMSWFTDDPVRGGAIRAQGVRSLMVVPLIARGAAIGTATFFRSRTATPYGQADLALASELAARAAVSIDNALLYTRERDAAEQRQRALEVAESAQQRLALLNEASTRIGTTLDLTITAQELVDVVIPRFADFVTVDIREAVLTGEDPEPVPESGSVPLRAVAVGEREDGSPLTGAADQIGETTHSAKLYARAMRTGRSVLVPHVDEPELRRIVTHPDRVQPGLDAGLHSYLMVPLLARGQVLGGVEFVRLANPEPFTPADRALGEELAARAAVCIDNARLYRRERDTALTLQRSLLPQDVHRTPGLEIAHRYLPSTVGDEIGGDWFDVVPLTGGRVALIVGDVMGHGIRAAATMGQLRTVARTLVTLDLDPARVLRRLDEATAQLGEGQFATCVCAVFDPVDGECVLASAGHLPPVVSEHDGEARLVTPPPGAPLGVGGVPFESVRFPLREDGLLVLYTDGLVERRGQDLDEGLELLRETVTHRQPNLERGCDAVLGALGATMGQDDVAVIMAHAGPVGADRLATLPLTGDPALLRHAREFTRRTLTDWGLASLVEPVVLLTGELLANALLHAGSPLQLRVFRGALLTVEVADADSREPRLRPVGEHDEGGRACC